A genomic stretch from Streptomyces sp. QL37 includes:
- a CDS encoding recombinase-like helix-turn-helix domain-containing protein, with translation MTDTWPYLDVHQSRTHEPTPYEYKLAATLEEVYTREGHELADVVRGLNARQVHAADGAPWTEESFRAEMNRLGA, from the coding sequence GTGACCGACACCTGGCCGTACCTGGACGTCCACCAGTCCCGTACGCACGAGCCGACCCCGTACGAGTACAAACTCGCAGCCACCCTCGAAGAGGTCTACACGCGCGAGGGCCACGAGCTCGCCGACGTCGTGCGCGGGCTCAACGCCCGCCAGGTCCACGCCGCCGACGGCGCTCCGTGGACCGAGGAGTCCTTCCGCGCCGAGATGAACCGACTGGGAGCCTGA